A genomic segment from Ramlibacter agri encodes:
- a CDS encoding LysR family transcriptional regulator, whose translation MDRLQAMEMFVRVVETGSFSKAAGEFATTQPTVTKQVAAIEARLKVRLLNRNTRGVSLTEAGALYYDKCKAIVRAAEEADSVVQVRQTQAQGLLRVGSSVAFGRRVLVPLALEFMGQHPQLQVDLSFEDRYTDLVAQGIDVAVRMGKLADSSLGARFLGTNPWLMVASPKYLKKAGMPRKPADLSGHETLIYSSVQGNDVWRVLSPRGEAVTVPVTARLRSNNLSAVLAAARSDLGIAALPWYVASDSLASGAVVEVLKGHSLPEQEIHAVYPSPKLVPQKVQAFIAFLQGRFGGSWWEAIPRG comes from the coding sequence ATGGACCGTTTGCAGGCGATGGAGATGTTCGTGCGGGTGGTGGAGACCGGCAGCTTCTCGAAGGCGGCCGGCGAGTTCGCCACCACCCAGCCGACCGTGACCAAGCAGGTGGCCGCCATCGAGGCGCGGCTGAAGGTGCGGCTGCTCAATCGCAACACGCGCGGCGTCAGCCTGACCGAGGCCGGCGCGCTCTACTACGACAAGTGCAAGGCCATCGTGCGGGCGGCCGAGGAAGCCGACAGCGTGGTGCAGGTGCGGCAGACGCAGGCGCAGGGCCTGTTGCGGGTCGGCAGCTCGGTCGCCTTCGGCCGCCGCGTGCTGGTGCCGCTGGCGCTGGAGTTCATGGGGCAGCACCCGCAGCTGCAGGTGGACCTGAGCTTCGAGGACCGCTACACGGACCTCGTGGCGCAGGGCATCGACGTCGCCGTGCGCATGGGCAAGCTGGCCGATTCCTCGCTGGGCGCGCGCTTCCTCGGAACCAATCCCTGGCTGATGGTGGCCTCGCCCAAGTACCTCAAGAAGGCCGGCATGCCGCGCAAGCCGGCCGACCTGAGCGGGCACGAGACGCTCATCTACAGCAGCGTGCAGGGCAACGACGTGTGGCGGGTGCTGTCACCGCGCGGCGAGGCGGTGACGGTGCCGGTGACGGCGCGGCTGCGCTCCAACAACCTGTCGGCGGTGCTGGCGGCGGCGCGGTCCGACCTGGGCATCGCGGCCTTGCCCTGGTACGTGGCTTCGGATTCGCTGGCGAGCGGCGCGGTGGTGGAGGTGCTCAAGGGCCACAGCCTGCCCGAGCAGGAGATCCACGCGGTCTATCCCTCGCCCAAGCTGGTGCCGCAGAAGGTGCAGGCCTTCATCGCCTTCCTGCAGGGGCGCTTCGGCGGCAGCTGGTGGGAGGCGATCCCGCGCGGGTGA
- a CDS encoding ABC transporter ATP-binding protein, with amino-acid sequence MSSEAAPVQGDTPVVAANDHFVVEVRGLRKHYAGRKIVVHALDGVDLVVRPGELVVLLGPSGCGKTTLLRCIAGLERPPAGEIRVAGRTVFSARDQVFVPPEQRRIGMMFQSYALWPHMTVAENIAYPLPSSVPRVQREARVAEMLERLGVAGLGHRYPGELSGGQQQRVALARALIASQSLVLFDEPLSNVDAKVRRKLRAELRELKRHNGFAGVYVTHDQEEAMELADTLVVMEAGRIVQAAPPREVYRRPANSYVAGFVGEINRWPARAGADGRVACSLGDVALSAPAGTQGHIGIRPEHVRVVPAGRAATTDALRVPAQLEDSVHLGARIEMRLRAGAQAVTASLPEGEGGELEPGAQVEMILPREKLLWLPA; translated from the coding sequence ATGAGCTCGGAGGCGGCGCCCGTGCAAGGCGACACGCCCGTGGTGGCGGCCAACGACCACTTCGTGGTGGAGGTGCGCGGGCTGCGCAAGCATTACGCCGGTCGCAAGATCGTGGTGCATGCGCTCGATGGCGTGGACCTCGTCGTGCGGCCCGGCGAACTGGTGGTGCTGCTCGGCCCCAGTGGCTGCGGCAAGACGACGCTGCTGCGCTGCATTGCCGGCCTGGAGCGGCCGCCGGCCGGCGAGATCCGCGTGGCCGGCCGCACGGTGTTCTCGGCGCGGGACCAGGTGTTCGTGCCGCCGGAGCAGCGCCGCATCGGGATGATGTTCCAGTCGTACGCGCTGTGGCCGCACATGACGGTGGCCGAGAACATCGCTTATCCGCTGCCGTCTTCGGTGCCGCGCGTCCAGCGCGAGGCGCGTGTCGCCGAGATGCTGGAGCGGCTGGGCGTTGCCGGCCTCGGCCACCGCTATCCGGGTGAATTGAGCGGCGGCCAGCAGCAGCGCGTGGCACTGGCGCGGGCGCTGATCGCATCGCAGTCGCTGGTCCTGTTCGACGAGCCGCTGTCCAACGTCGACGCCAAGGTGCGCCGCAAGCTGCGCGCCGAGCTGCGCGAGCTGAAGCGGCACAACGGCTTCGCCGGCGTGTACGTGACGCACGACCAGGAGGAGGCGATGGAACTCGCCGACACGCTGGTGGTGATGGAGGCCGGCCGCATCGTGCAGGCCGCGCCGCCGCGCGAGGTGTACCGGAGGCCCGCCAACAGCTACGTTGCCGGCTTCGTCGGCGAGATCAATCGCTGGCCGGCACGTGCCGGTGCAGATGGCCGTGTTGCCTGCTCGCTGGGCGACGTGGCGCTGAGCGCGCCGGCCGGCACGCAAGGCCACATCGGCATCCGGCCCGAACACGTGCGCGTCGTGCCGGCGGGCCGTGCCGCCACGACCGATGCGCTGCGGGTGCCGGCGCAGCTGGAGGACAGCGTGCATCTCGGCGCGCGCATCGAGATGCGGCTGCGCGCCGGCGCGCAGGCCGTCACCGCGAGCCTGCCCGAAGGCGAGGGCGGCGAGCTGGAGCCGGGCGCGCAGGTGGAGATGATCCTGCCGCGGGAGAAGCTGCTGTGGCTGCCGGCGTAG
- the gcl gene encoding glyoxylate carboligase: MAKMTAAQAAVWVLEKEGITQAFGVPGAAINPFYAALRKQGGIAHVLARHVEGASHMAEGYTRAAAGNIGVCIGTSGPAGTDMITGLYSALADSIPILCITGQAPRARLYKEDFQAVDIESIAKPVTKWAVTVREPAQVPRAFQQAFHLMRSGRPGPVLIDLPFDVQTTEIEFDPETYAPLPVYKPAATRAQAEKAIAMLQQAERPLIVAGGGIFNAAADALLVEFAELTGVPVIPTLMGWGSIPDDHPLMAGMCGLQTSHRYGNATMLAGDFVLGIGNRWANRHTGSVDVYTKGRTFVHVDIEPTQIGRVFAPDYGIVSDAKAALQLFIAVARELKASGRLKDRTSWAADCRERKGTMLRKTNYDEVPMKPQRVYQCMNRAFGPDTCYVSTIGLSQIAGAQFLHVFKPRHWINCGQAGPLGWTVPAALGVRAADPSRKIVALSGDYDFQFMIEELAVGAQFQLPYLHIVVNNSYLGLIRQSQRGFDMDYCVQLAFDNINTPAGGDRSYGVDHVKVVEGLGCKAIRVHTADELRPAIAQAERWMEEYRVPVVVEVMLERVTNISMGTEIDKVVEFEELATTLADAPTAIAAMLD, encoded by the coding sequence ATGGCAAAGATGACCGCGGCCCAGGCCGCCGTTTGGGTGCTGGAAAAGGAAGGCATCACGCAGGCCTTCGGCGTGCCCGGAGCCGCCATCAACCCCTTCTACGCGGCGCTGCGCAAGCAAGGCGGCATCGCCCACGTGCTGGCGCGCCACGTCGAAGGCGCCTCGCACATGGCCGAGGGCTACACGCGTGCCGCGGCCGGCAACATCGGCGTGTGCATCGGCACTTCCGGGCCGGCCGGCACCGACATGATCACCGGCCTCTATTCCGCCCTGGCCGACTCCATCCCCATCCTCTGCATCACCGGCCAGGCGCCGCGCGCCCGCCTGTACAAGGAGGATTTCCAGGCGGTGGACATCGAATCCATCGCCAAGCCGGTGACCAAGTGGGCGGTGACGGTGCGCGAGCCGGCGCAGGTGCCGCGCGCCTTCCAGCAGGCCTTCCACCTGATGCGGTCCGGCCGGCCGGGCCCGGTGCTGATCGACCTGCCTTTCGACGTGCAGACCACCGAGATCGAGTTCGACCCGGAAACCTACGCGCCGCTGCCGGTCTACAAGCCGGCGGCGACCCGCGCCCAGGCGGAAAAAGCCATTGCGATGCTGCAGCAGGCCGAGCGGCCGCTGATCGTGGCGGGTGGCGGCATCTTCAATGCCGCCGCCGACGCCTTGCTGGTGGAATTCGCCGAGCTCACCGGCGTGCCCGTGATCCCCACCCTCATGGGCTGGGGCAGCATTCCCGACGACCACCCGCTGATGGCCGGCATGTGCGGCCTGCAGACCAGCCACCGCTATGGCAACGCCACGATGCTCGCCGGCGACTTCGTGCTGGGCATCGGCAACCGCTGGGCCAACCGCCACACCGGCTCGGTGGACGTCTACACGAAGGGCCGGACCTTCGTCCACGTGGACATCGAGCCCACGCAGATCGGCCGCGTGTTCGCGCCGGACTACGGCATCGTGTCGGACGCGAAGGCGGCGCTGCAGCTGTTCATCGCGGTGGCGCGCGAGCTGAAGGCGTCCGGGCGGCTGAAGGACCGCACGTCCTGGGCCGCCGACTGCCGCGAGCGCAAGGGCACGATGCTGCGCAAGACCAACTACGACGAAGTGCCGATGAAGCCGCAGCGCGTCTACCAGTGCATGAACCGCGCCTTCGGCCCCGACACCTGCTACGTCAGCACCATCGGGCTGTCGCAGATCGCCGGGGCGCAGTTCCTGCACGTGTTCAAGCCGCGCCACTGGATCAACTGTGGCCAGGCTGGCCCGCTGGGCTGGACGGTGCCGGCGGCACTGGGCGTGCGCGCCGCCGACCCGTCGCGCAAAATCGTCGCGCTGTCGGGCGACTACGACTTCCAGTTCATGATCGAGGAGCTGGCGGTGGGCGCGCAGTTCCAGCTGCCCTACCTGCACATCGTGGTGAACAACTCCTACCTGGGGCTGATCCGCCAGTCGCAGCGCGGTTTCGACATGGACTACTGCGTGCAGCTCGCCTTCGACAACATCAACACGCCGGCCGGCGGCGACCGCAGCTACGGCGTCGACCACGTCAAGGTGGTGGAAGGCCTGGGCTGCAAGGCGATCCGCGTGCACACCGCCGACGAACTGCGTCCCGCCATCGCGCAGGCCGAGCGGTGGATGGAGGAATACCGCGTGCCGGTGGTGGTGGAGGTGATGCTGGAACGCGTGACCAACATCTCCATGGGCACCGAGATCGACAAGGTGGTGGAGTTCGAGGAGCTGGCGACCACGCTGGCCGACGCACCGACCGCCATCGCCGCGATGCTGGATTGA
- a CDS encoding 2-hydroxy-3-oxopropionate reductase — protein MTRSGLKLGFIGLGVMGAPMAGHLLKAGHLLFVHTRGKVPAALAEAGATLCTNARGVAERADIVFLMLPDTPDVDAVLFGEYGVASGLARGKVVVDCSSIDPIATRGFAKRIMELGCDYLDAPVSGGEVGAKAASLSIMVGGSEAAFMRVQALLALMGKNITRVGNAGDGQVCKVANQVIVALNIAAVAEALVFAAKAGADPARVRQALMGGFASSRVLEVHGQRMLDRTFEPGFRIALHQKDLGLALQGARTLGVALPQTAMAAQLMQSCAALGLAQADHSALVRALENMAQLGSVKTVSPP, from the coding sequence ATGACCAGATCGGGATTGAAACTGGGCTTCATCGGCCTCGGCGTGATGGGCGCACCGATGGCAGGCCACCTGCTGAAGGCGGGTCACCTGCTGTTCGTGCATACGCGCGGCAAGGTGCCGGCGGCGCTGGCGGAAGCTGGCGCTACCCTGTGCACCAACGCGCGTGGCGTCGCCGAGCGCGCCGACATCGTCTTCCTGATGCTGCCCGACACGCCCGACGTCGATGCCGTGCTGTTCGGCGAGTACGGTGTCGCGAGCGGCCTGGCCCGCGGCAAGGTCGTCGTCGACTGCAGCTCCATCGACCCGATCGCCACCCGCGGCTTCGCGAAACGGATCATGGAGCTGGGCTGCGACTACCTCGACGCGCCGGTGTCCGGTGGCGAGGTCGGCGCCAAGGCGGCCAGCCTCAGCATCATGGTGGGCGGCAGCGAGGCGGCGTTCATGCGCGTGCAAGCGCTGCTTGCGCTGATGGGCAAGAACATCACGCGCGTCGGCAACGCCGGCGACGGCCAGGTCTGCAAGGTCGCCAACCAGGTCATCGTCGCGCTGAACATCGCGGCCGTGGCCGAAGCGCTGGTGTTCGCGGCCAAGGCCGGCGCCGACCCGGCGCGCGTACGCCAGGCGCTGATGGGCGGCTTCGCCAGCTCGCGCGTGCTCGAAGTGCATGGCCAGCGCATGCTGGATCGCACATTCGAGCCAGGCTTCCGCATCGCCCTGCACCAGAAGGACCTGGGTCTCGCGCTGCAAGGCGCGCGCACGCTCGGCGTGGCGCTGCCGCAGACGGCGATGGCCGCGCAGCTGATGCAATCCTGCGCGGCCTTGGGCCTCGCGCAAGCCGACCATTCCGCGCTGGTCCGCGCGCTGGAAAACATGGCGCAACTGGGCAGTGTGAAAACAGTTTCACCTCCCTAG
- a CDS encoding IclR family transcriptional regulator translates to MSAVIPEIETSAGDASPQAAVKTLGKALALLDLVARAGHPPTIGELAVIAKLSRPTTHRLVQTLVAAGFLQQNARDGRLSIGLAVLPLAASLLDTHRLRADAMPHIQALAQKLNARVNLGILHQQKIMILGGAEKPTLPVIHSRFGRTVPMHCCALGKAILAWLPPAETQAILRDQPLVGRTPNTITTAPALLADLEKTRERGWSTEFRENTATSCCIGVPILDGMERPVAAISVAGRSIELLEQDVGPVLETAEIISHMLQ, encoded by the coding sequence ATGTCCGCCGTCATCCCCGAAATCGAAACCAGCGCTGGCGACGCCTCACCGCAAGCCGCCGTGAAGACCCTGGGCAAGGCCCTGGCCCTGCTGGACCTCGTCGCGCGCGCCGGGCACCCGCCCACCATCGGCGAGCTCGCCGTCATCGCGAAGCTGTCGCGCCCGACCACGCACCGCCTCGTGCAGACGCTGGTGGCTGCTGGCTTCCTGCAGCAGAACGCGCGCGACGGACGCTTGTCCATCGGCCTCGCCGTGCTGCCGCTGGCCGCGAGCCTGCTCGACACGCACAGGCTGCGCGCGGATGCGATGCCGCACATCCAGGCGCTGGCGCAGAAGCTCAATGCGCGCGTGAACCTGGGCATCCTGCACCAGCAGAAGATCATGATCCTGGGCGGCGCCGAGAAGCCGACCCTGCCGGTGATCCACTCGCGCTTCGGCCGCACCGTGCCCATGCACTGCTGCGCGCTGGGCAAGGCCATCCTGGCCTGGCTGCCGCCGGCGGAGACGCAGGCGATCCTGCGCGACCAGCCGCTCGTGGGGCGCACGCCCAACACCATCACCACCGCACCCGCGCTGCTGGCGGACCTGGAGAAGACGCGCGAGCGCGGCTGGTCCACCGAGTTCCGCGAGAACACCGCGACCTCCTGCTGCATCGGCGTGCCCATCCTCGATGGCATGGAGCGGCCGGTGGCCGCCATCAGCGTCGCCGGCCGCTCCATCGAGCTGCTGGAGCAGGACGTCGGGCCGGTGCTGGAAACGGCCGAAATCATCTCCCACATGCTGCAGTAG
- a CDS encoding NADP-dependent malic enzyme translates to MKEPTSQAELALREAAREYHRTPTRGKIAVTPTKPLSNQRDLSLAYSPGVAYPCLDIQANPALAAEFTSRGNLVGVITNGTAVLGLGDIGPLAGKPVMEGKGCLFKKFAGIDVFDIELAERDPDKLVDICAALEPTLGGINLEDIKAPECFYIEKKLRERVNIPVFHDDQHGTAIISGAALLNGLELVGKKIGDIKLVSSGAGAAAIACLDLMVGLGVARKNIYVVDSKGVIFQGRPGGYDESKAAYAQDTSARTLADVVKGSDVFLGCSTAGVLTPDMVKTMADKPIILALANPEPEIRPELAKEARPDCIIATGRSDYPNQVNNVLCFPYIFRGALDCGATKITEQMKLACVREIADLAKADISEEVANAYAGKELSFGPDYIIPTPFDSRLILRIAPAVARAAAESGVATRPIQDFDAYTHSLTRFVYQTGMIMRPVFVAAKASTAKRVAFAEGEDERVLRAAQMAIDDKLATPILIGRPAVIEARIHKAGLRMRLGVDVENVNPESDVRFRQYWEAYHRIMGRNGMTPEASKAQVRRSNTLIGALAVHLGDADAMLCGLVGRFDHHLEHVRAVIGSAEGEPGLATLNGLMLQDRTLFIADTYVNEDPDAELLARIAKMAAEQVQRFGLPPKVAFLSHSNFGSSTRGSAARMRKARDIFREIAPDIECDGELQGDAALSESVRRSSLMDSTLGGEANLLICPTLDSANILFNVLKITGGHGITIGPMLLGAKAPVHVLTPSATVRRIVNMTALVSAAARTV, encoded by the coding sequence ATGAAAGAACCCACCTCCCAGGCCGAGCTGGCCCTGCGTGAAGCAGCCCGCGAATACCATCGCACGCCCACGCGCGGCAAGATCGCCGTCACCCCGACCAAGCCCCTGTCGAACCAGCGCGACCTGTCGCTGGCCTATTCACCCGGCGTCGCCTATCCCTGCCTGGACATCCAGGCCAACCCCGCGCTCGCCGCCGAGTTCACATCGCGCGGCAACCTCGTCGGTGTCATCACCAACGGCACCGCGGTGCTCGGCCTCGGTGACATCGGCCCGCTGGCCGGCAAGCCGGTGATGGAAGGCAAGGGCTGCCTGTTCAAGAAGTTCGCCGGCATCGACGTGTTCGACATCGAGCTGGCCGAGCGCGACCCCGACAAGCTGGTCGACATCTGCGCCGCGCTGGAGCCCACGCTGGGCGGCATCAACCTCGAGGACATCAAGGCGCCCGAGTGCTTCTACATCGAGAAGAAGCTGCGCGAGCGCGTCAACATCCCGGTGTTCCATGACGACCAGCACGGCACCGCCATCATCTCGGGCGCGGCGCTGCTCAATGGCCTGGAGCTGGTCGGCAAGAAGATCGGCGACATCAAGCTGGTGTCCTCCGGTGCCGGCGCCGCCGCCATCGCCTGCCTCGACCTGATGGTGGGCCTGGGCGTGGCCAGGAAGAACATCTACGTCGTCGACTCCAAGGGCGTCATCTTCCAGGGCCGGCCGGGCGGCTACGACGAGAGCAAGGCGGCCTACGCGCAGGACACCTCGGCCCGCACGCTGGCCGACGTGGTGAAGGGCTCGGACGTGTTCCTCGGCTGCTCCACCGCCGGCGTGCTGACGCCGGACATGGTGAAGACGATGGCGGACAAGCCCATCATCCTCGCGCTCGCCAACCCCGAGCCGGAGATCCGGCCCGAGCTGGCCAAGGAGGCGCGGCCCGATTGCATCATCGCCACCGGCCGCTCGGACTACCCGAACCAGGTGAACAACGTCCTGTGCTTCCCCTACATCTTCCGCGGCGCGCTGGATTGCGGCGCGACGAAGATCACGGAGCAGATGAAGCTGGCCTGCGTGCGCGAGATCGCCGACCTGGCCAAGGCCGACATCAGCGAGGAAGTGGCCAACGCCTACGCGGGCAAGGAGCTGTCCTTCGGGCCGGACTACATCATCCCCACGCCCTTCGATTCGCGGTTGATCCTGCGCATCGCGCCGGCGGTGGCGCGCGCGGCGGCGGAGTCGGGCGTGGCGACGCGGCCCATCCAGGACTTCGACGCCTACACGCACAGCCTGACGCGCTTCGTCTACCAGACCGGCATGATCATGCGGCCGGTGTTCGTGGCGGCCAAGGCGTCCACGGCCAAGCGCGTGGCCTTTGCCGAAGGCGAGGACGAGCGCGTGCTGCGCGCCGCGCAGATGGCCATCGACGACAAGCTGGCCACGCCCATCCTGATCGGGCGGCCGGCGGTGATCGAGGCGCGCATCCACAAGGCCGGCCTGCGCATGCGCCTGGGCGTGGACGTGGAGAACGTCAACCCCGAGAGCGACGTGCGCTTCCGCCAGTACTGGGAGGCCTACCACCGCATCATGGGCCGCAACGGCATGACGCCGGAAGCGTCCAAGGCGCAGGTGCGGCGCTCCAACACGCTGATCGGCGCCCTGGCCGTGCATCTCGGCGACGCCGACGCCATGCTGTGCGGGCTGGTGGGCCGCTTCGACCACCACCTGGAACACGTGCGCGCCGTGATCGGATCCGCCGAGGGCGAACCGGGCCTGGCCACGCTGAACGGCCTGATGCTGCAGGACCGCACGCTGTTCATCGCCGACACCTACGTCAACGAGGACCCGGACGCGGAGCTGCTGGCCCGCATCGCCAAGATGGCGGCGGAGCAGGTGCAGCGCTTCGGCCTGCCGCCCAAGGTGGCCTTCCTGTCGCACAGCAACTTCGGTTCGTCCACGCGCGGCTCGGCCGCCAGGATGCGCAAGGCGCGCGACATCTTCCGCGAGATCGCGCCGGACATCGAATGCGACGGCGAGCTGCAGGGCGACGCGGCGCTGTCGGAAAGCGTGCGGCGCTCCAGCCTGATGGATTCGACGCTGGGCGGCGAAGCCAACCTGCTGATCTGCCCCACGCTGGACTCGGCCAACATCCTGTTCAACGTGCTGAAGATCACCGGCGGCCACGGCATCACCATCGGGCCGATGCTGCTGGGCGCGAAGGCGCCGGTGCATGTGCTGACGCCGTCCGCCACGGTGCGGCGGATCGTCAACATGACGGCCTTGGTGTCCGCCGCGGCGCGTACGGTTTAA
- a CDS encoding enolase C-terminal domain-like protein, with protein sequence MKIKSIDCVRLELPPRANPTKPRRASYNQSARRAFPINKYPEFPRELRKIPGEVAGEMWVKVTAEDGTWGMGTCHWGNLVEPLVREHYAPLLVGRDCFAIEFLNDLMWRSTQRFGATGLASVARSAVDLALWDLKGKLLEVPVYSLIGGPCREAINCYATSDDLDWSMELGFKAFKVSNPVHYEEGTEGLNRLEEKIAKARETVGPDADLMFNPVMSFNVDFAARLMERLKPYRLRWIEEPLMPHDTDGLVALKKAVPTLPIATGEDHKGRHALRELVDRRCVDVIQPELRWAGGLSEALKVYTIAEAAGLTTIPHSGAGLPFGQHFHFSLPEAQLAEYWLGSDPGIPLAEAQKLPGVPVPVDGKVKPSDAPGFGIEVQEKQLVPWRA encoded by the coding sequence ATGAAGATCAAGAGCATCGACTGCGTGCGGCTGGAGCTGCCGCCCCGCGCCAACCCGACGAAACCGCGCCGCGCCAGCTACAACCAGTCAGCCCGCCGCGCCTTCCCGATCAACAAGTACCCCGAGTTCCCGCGCGAGCTGCGCAAGATCCCCGGCGAAGTGGCCGGCGAGATGTGGGTGAAGGTCACCGCGGAAGACGGAACCTGGGGCATGGGCACCTGCCACTGGGGCAACCTCGTCGAGCCGCTGGTGCGCGAACACTACGCGCCGCTGCTGGTGGGCCGCGACTGCTTCGCCATCGAGTTCCTCAACGACCTGATGTGGCGCTCGACGCAGCGCTTCGGCGCGACGGGGCTCGCGTCGGTGGCGCGCAGCGCGGTCGACCTCGCGCTGTGGGACCTGAAGGGCAAGCTGCTCGAAGTCCCGGTGTACAGCCTGATCGGCGGCCCGTGCCGCGAAGCGATCAATTGCTATGCCACCAGCGACGACCTCGACTGGTCGATGGAGCTGGGCTTCAAGGCCTTCAAGGTCAGCAACCCCGTGCACTACGAGGAAGGCACCGAAGGCCTGAATCGCCTCGAGGAAAAAATCGCGAAGGCGCGCGAGACCGTCGGCCCCGATGCGGACCTGATGTTCAACCCGGTGATGTCCTTCAACGTGGATTTCGCGGCGCGGCTGATGGAGCGGCTGAAGCCTTACCGGCTGCGCTGGATCGAAGAGCCGCTGATGCCGCACGACACCGACGGCCTGGTCGCGCTGAAGAAGGCCGTGCCCACGCTGCCTATCGCCACCGGCGAGGACCACAAGGGCCGCCATGCGCTGCGCGAACTGGTGGACCGGCGCTGCGTCGACGTGATCCAGCCCGAGCTGCGCTGGGCCGGCGGCCTGAGCGAAGCGCTGAAGGTCTACACCATCGCCGAGGCCGCAGGGCTCACCACCATCCCGCACTCCGGCGCGGGCCTGCCCTTCGGCCAGCACTTCCACTTCTCGCTGCCGGAAGCACAGCTGGCCGAATACTGGCTGGGCTCCGACCCCGGCATCCCGCTGGCCGAAGCGCAGAAGCTGCCCGGCGTGCCGGTGCCGGTGGATGGCAAGGTGAAGCCTTCCGACGCGCCGGGCTTCGGGATCGAGGTGCAGGAGAAGCAACTCGTGCCCTGGCGAGCCTGA
- the hyi gene encoding hydroxypyruvate isomerase, with protein sequence MPKFAANLTMLFTELPFLERFAAAREAGFTAVEYLFPYDFPKEELARQLRANGLKQVLHNLPAGDWAGGERGIACHPGREAEFREGVARAIAYAHALDCPQLNCLAGKLPAGVTREQAQATLVANLRFAAAELKKAGLRLLVEPINTFDIPGFFLTRSDQALALIEEVGSDALLLQYDIYHAQRMEGELAGTLGKHLARIGHIQLADNPGRNEPGTGEINYGFLFGHLDALGWKGFIGCEYKPKTTTLEGLGWLKKLGSAAPNPAYELGL encoded by the coding sequence ATGCCGAAATTCGCCGCCAACCTCACGATGCTCTTCACCGAGCTGCCTTTCCTGGAACGCTTCGCCGCCGCACGCGAGGCCGGCTTCACCGCCGTCGAATACCTGTTCCCCTATGACTTCCCCAAGGAGGAACTGGCACGCCAGCTGCGCGCCAACGGCCTCAAGCAGGTGCTGCACAACCTGCCGGCCGGCGACTGGGCCGGCGGCGAGCGCGGCATCGCCTGCCATCCGGGCCGCGAGGCCGAATTCCGCGAAGGCGTGGCGCGCGCGATCGCGTACGCGCATGCGCTGGATTGCCCGCAGCTGAATTGCCTGGCCGGCAAGCTGCCCGCTGGCGTGACGCGCGAACAGGCGCAGGCCACGCTGGTTGCGAACCTGCGCTTCGCCGCTGCTGAATTGAAGAAAGCCGGCTTGCGGCTGCTGGTCGAACCGATCAACACCTTCGACATTCCCGGCTTCTTCCTCACGCGCAGCGACCAGGCGCTGGCACTGATTGAAGAAGTGGGCTCGGACGCCCTGCTGCTGCAGTACGACATCTACCACGCGCAGCGCATGGAAGGCGAGCTGGCGGGGACGCTGGGCAAGCATCTCGCGCGCATCGGGCACATCCAGCTGGCCGACAACCCGGGGCGCAACGAGCCGGGGACGGGAGAGATCAACTACGGCTTCCTGTTCGGCCACCTGGATGCGCTCGGCTGGAAGGGCTTCATCGGCTGCGAATACAAGCCGAAGACGACGACCCTCGAGGGCCTCGGCTGGCTGAAGAAGCTGGGGTCGGCTGCGCCGAACCCGGCCTACGAACTGGGCCTCTGA